Proteins co-encoded in one Artemia franciscana chromosome 10, ASM3288406v1, whole genome shotgun sequence genomic window:
- the LOC136031990 gene encoding beta-1,3-galactosyltransferase 5-like: MSKCAKKRYRCSRKTRIAGFLLLLSTVILLYFNLFQDIECVVSDTYQPSKLDVDTIEIAVENTSICTNNTMYVVAIHSASDNIRARLAIRNTWGNLSDLHVPVIFFIGLSISKTVNDDLIDEFKAYQDLVLGNFIDTYRNLTWKHLMLLNWTKKFCPTAKYVLKFDDDILADVRAMTSYLDRLDNNTSIICSIVSKAMVQRGARSKWCVPKQEYCNGTYPLYCNGFAVAYPMQSIPSLLNLSKEADYFWIDDVFVTGILAEKAKIQRVSADIFVLPSDFILKIIVKHQSEGKARTIFKDKYIVPLENQRDRDLAQLWHRLRKAF, encoded by the coding sequence ATGTCCAAATGTGCCAAAAAAAGATACAGATGTAGTAGGAAGACCAGAATCGCAGGATTTTTGTTGCTGTTGTCTACTGTCATATTACTTTATTTCAACCTCTTTCAAGACATCGAGTGCGTAGTATCTGATACTTACCAACCCTCAAAGTTAGATGTTGATACAATTGAAATAGCCGTAGAAAATACCAGTATTTGCACAAATAACACTATGTATGTAGTAGCTATTCATAGTGCGTCTGATAACATAAGAGCTAGATTAGCAATACGCAATACTTGGGGTAACTTGAGCGATTTACATGtccctgtgattttttttataggacTAAGCATTTCAAAAACTGTCAATGATGATCTTATCGATGAATTCAAGGCGTATCAAGACCTTGTCCTTGGTAATTTTATTGATACATATAGGAATTTGACATGGAAGCATCTTATGCTGCTTAATTGGACAAAAAAGTTTTGTCCCACAGCTAAGTACgtattgaaatttgatgatGATATACTTGCTGATGTAAGAGCCATGACTTCATATTTAGACAGACTTGATAACAACACAAGCATAATATGCTCGATTGTATCGAAGGCAATGGTGCAAAGAGGTGCCCGATCAAAATGGTGTGTACCAAAACAAGAATATTGCAATGGTACTTACCCTCTGTACTGCAATGGATTCGCTGTGGCCTATCCAATGCAATCCATTCCGTCTTTATTAAATTTGAGCAAAGAGGCTGATTATTTCTGGATAGATGATGTTTTCGTAACAGGAATTCTTgctgaaaaagctaaaattcAAAGAGTTAGTGCTGATATTTTTGTTCTTCCAAGTGATTTTATTCTTAAGATTATTGTGAAGCATCAAAGCGAAGGAAAAGCTAGAACAATTTTTAAGGATAAATATATAGTGCCTCTAGAAAACCAAAGAGATCGTGATCTTGCTCAACTATGGCATCGCCTTAGAAAAGCATTTTAG